The following proteins come from a genomic window of Streptomyces sp. ALI-76-A:
- a CDS encoding GNAT family N-acetyltransferase, translated as MSSFLSPTDVDLCTDRLVLRPWSGDDVTAVLHGTRLAHWAEDFPAEGDRVIAGLLAEHPEWLGTYGHRLVVERHGGRVIGSAGLFWPPTQGALEIGYGIVATRRGHGYAAEATRALTEFALTAPEVHTVLATVETTNPASVRVLHKAGFRQVGTEEGMARYRFPAEGPTQP; from the coding sequence GTGTCTTCCTTCCTCTCACCGACCGACGTCGACCTGTGCACCGACCGCCTCGTCCTGCGGCCGTGGTCCGGCGACGACGTCACCGCCGTCCTGCACGGCACCCGGCTCGCCCACTGGGCCGAGGACTTCCCCGCCGAGGGCGACCGGGTCATCGCCGGTCTCCTCGCCGAGCACCCCGAGTGGCTCGGCACCTACGGCCACCGGCTCGTCGTCGAACGCCATGGCGGCCGCGTGATCGGCTCGGCCGGCCTGTTCTGGCCGCCCACCCAGGGCGCCCTCGAAATCGGGTACGGCATCGTCGCCACCCGCCGCGGACACGGGTACGCGGCCGAGGCCACCCGGGCCCTGACCGAGTTCGCCCTGACCGCACCGGAGGTCCACACGGTGCTCGCCACCGTCGAGACCACGAACCCCGCCTCGGTACGCGTGCTGCACAAGGCCGGATTCCGACAGGTCGGCACGGAGGAGGGAATGGCCCGGTACCGGTTCCCGGCCGAGGGACCGACCCAGCCGTAG